From a region of the Mytilus galloprovincialis chromosome 3, xbMytGall1.hap1.1, whole genome shotgun sequence genome:
- the LOC143069508 gene encoding nuclear exosome regulator NRDE2-like (The sequence of the model RefSeq protein was modified relative to this genomic sequence to represent the inferred CDS: added 9 bases not found in genome assembly), with protein MFPSAQVIKTEENDSNDRQSLDWLSLGSFQSELASQINQQPTGNEDDVEKITDRSSSASESPVHEYHKKKKKEKHKHKKKKKKTKGKSPERKNSLVNTVREVLFKGNKVFIEEIPDLDSKDAYRLDRKSDINTWNYGSLYKGHVAKYHGNLHDCIGSSFARKVMMKENKQSKKTDFNRYCSKQSRKLYLSIPVQRLLPQGQIKGEQTDVISVKDTAVLNEKSDIRERLMDNATSLYIQGKGKESVNNEPEVTEENAIMYKTIAEFNRKSRENPNDIDLWLEFVDFQDRVVSEDSGNRKIKENNILEKKISIIKKAMEANPACIKLKMKYLDLCKGTMSPDIVSKEMEQLLFIHPTNMLLWQQYLLFHQSCVSKFTVSKVCKVYHDCFNKLHGYMDGKLHTHTVNKNLHREILDVFVQYCYFLKQAGQIEKAVASFQAQIEYNLFCPSAVQGMYEESMYLFESFWDSGVARVGESGAKGWSYWYRNKEVVPESQPTENKTLDDIEQDIVKKEQLKWKIWKEIEITRQSGHWLPWRPDLSKNETEEDCEDLDRLILFDDINSILMVFPPSLHFHLVTSFFQFLNVAVDPESVLPPCSIDNLQRIINNTEIILVQDYMANSDTKQEIIKYFLDQMIDKFVGENKTTFILHKMYFHFQLCQNESKKISKFKKFVKGMLKEEHCRSNLCVWSAYCDILCKCGCHSEAIVVIETALSLVTDDTQKHSKIKLYRMLTELYLGITSGEKEATITCDLGKAQNVLVCFLDDKKYVKSDVDISAISVLRWRKKLESLCDNSMESMTTINKVQDLSKSELKYINDTFKLLSLFEYSFGKHELELATAVIEDAVNHLHEFIKDEKIEENIKEKMKNVMEDLFNFSIRLSKHHMAVNITPLSSLRQIIQHAMKVFPENSYFLQVFIDIELKMYISGRLDRYFSHTIRSIDSPIPVIFAVYSILCRQSAIDKQLYTGEVTVSSAGGLINRIRSYLERALGNTSVCQCPLVWRLYLHSEVQFGNLTRAKGMFYRALQSCPWSKALYLDAVSLFTKDKLDEIVDLMTEKEIRLQIPLEEVDILMEDVTDNN; from the exons ctTCAGAATCCCCAGTACACGAATatcacaaaaagaaaaagaaagagaaacataagcataaaaagaaaaagaagaaaacaaagggGAAATCACCTGAAAGAAAAAATTCTCTTGTCAACACTGTCAg agaAGTGTTATTTAAGGGAAACAAGGTATTTATTGAAGAAATTCCAGATTTAGATTCTAAAGATGCATATAGACTAGACAGGAAGTCAGACATTAATACATGGAATTATGGGTCTCTGTACAAAGGTCATGTGGCCAAATACCATGGAAACCTGCATGACTGTATTGGATCATCATTTGCACGTAAGGTGATgatgaaagaaaacaaacaatcaaaGAAGACTGATTTTAATAGATACTGCAGTAAACAAAGTCGTAAACTTTATCTGAGTATTCCAGTGCAAAGGTTattacctcaaggtcaaattaaaGGGGAACAGACAGATGTCATCAGCGTGAAAGACACTGCAGTACTTAATGAAAAAAGTGATATTCGTGAACGATTAATGGACAATGCCACATCTTTATATATTCAAGGAAAAGGAAAAGAAAGCGTAAATAATGAACCTGAGGTTACTGAAGAGAATGCTATTATGTACAAAACTATAGCAGAATTCAATAGAAAAAGTAGAGAAAATCCGAATGATATTGATCTATGGCTAGAATTTGTAGATTTCCAAGATAGAGTGGTTTCAGAAGATTCGGGcaatagaaaaattaaagaaaataacatCTTAGAAAAGAAAATTTCTATTATAAAGAAAGCCATGGAAGCTAATCCAGCATGTATCAaacttaaaatgaaatatttagacTTATGTAAGGGAACTATGTCACCTGATATTGTCTCCAAGGAAATGGAGCAATTATTGTTCATCCATCCAACAAATATGTTGCTATGGCAACAGTATTTACTTTTCCATCAGAGTTGTGTATCCAAATTTACAGTATCAAAAGTCTGTAAAGTTTACCATGATTGCTTTAATAAACTGCATGGATATATGGATGGGAAATTACACACTCATACTGTCAACAAAAACCTTCATCGGGAAATTTTGG ACGTGTTTGTACAATACTGTTACTTCCTCAAGCAAGCTGGCCAGATAGAGAAAGCTGTGGCAAGTTTCCAGGCCCAAATAGAGTATAATTTGTTTTGTCCCTCTGCAGTACAAGGCATGTATGAAGAAAGTATGTACCTGTTCGAGAGTTTCTGGGACAGTGGAGTGGCCAGAGTTGGGGAAAGTGGTGCCAAAGGCTGGAGTTACTGGTACAGAAATAAAGAGGTAGTACCTGAATCACAGCCTACTGAAAATA AAACTTTGGATGACATTGAACAAGATATAGTGAAAAAAGAACAACTTAAGTGGAAAATTTGGAAGGAAATAGAAATAACAAGACAGTCAGGTCATTGGTTACCATGGAGACCAGATTTATCTAAGAATGAGACAGAGGAGGATTGTGAGGACTTGGATCGTCTCATCTTGTTTGATGACATCAACAGCATACTGATGGTTTTCCCACCATCACTCCATTTCCACTTGGTTACATCTTTCTTCCAATTTCTAAATGTTGCTGTTGATCCTGAATCTGTTTTACCTCCGTGTTCAATCGATAACTTACAAAGAATtataaataatacagaaataatccTTGTTCAAGATTACATGGCTAATTCTGATACGAAGCAAGAAATTATAAAGTATTTCTTGGATCAAATGATAGATAAATTTGTGggtgaaaataaaacaacatttattcTACACAAAATGTATTTTCACTTTCAGTTATGTCAAAACGAAAGTAAGAAaataagtaaatttaaaaaatttgtcaAAGGCATGTTAAAAGAAGAGCACTGCAGAAGTAATTTATGTGTATGGAGTGCTTATTGTGATATTTTATGCAAGTGTGGTTGTCATAGTGAGGCTATTGTTGTCATAGAGACTGCTTTGTCATTGGTTACTGATGATACACAGAAACATAGTAAAATAAAACTTTACCGCATGCTTACCGAGCTATATTTAGGAATAACCTCAGGTGAAAAAGAGGCTACAATAACATGTGATCTTGGAAAGGCACAAAATGTTTTGGTATGCTTCCTTGacgataaaaaatatgtaaaatctgaTGTGGACATATCTGCCATTTCTGTTCTGCGATGGAGAAAAAAATTGGAAAGTTTATGTGATAACAGCATGGAAAGTATGACAACAATTAACAAGGTGCAAGATCTGTCAAAAAGTGAGCTCAAATACATCAATGATACTTTTAAACTGCTTTCATTGTTTGAATATAGTTTTGGGAAGCATGAGTTAGAGCTGGCTACAGCAGTGATAGAAGATGCAGTTAATCATCTACATGAATTCATAAAAGATGAGAAAATTGAGGAGAACAtaaaagagaaaatgaaaaatGTGATGGAAGACCTCTTTAACTTTTCCATTAGATTATCCAAACACCACATGGCTGTTAATATAACGCCATTGTCATCTTTACGGCAGATTATACAACATGCAATGAAGGTTTTTCCGGAGAATTCATATTTTttacaagtttttattgacattgaattaaaaatgtacatttctGGCAGACTAGACCGATATTTTAGCCATACAATTAGATCCATTGATTCACCAATTCCTGTGATATTTGCAGTGTATTCTATACTGTGTAGACAGTCAGCTATAGATAAACAATTATATACAG gGGAGGTAACTGTATCATCTGCTGGTGGATTGATCAATCGTATCAGATCATACCTAGAGAGGGCGCTAGGAAATACATCTGTCTGTCAGTGTCCTTTGGTGTGGAGGCTATACCTTCATTCTGAG gTACAGTTTGGTAACCTTACAAGAGCAAAGGGTATGTTCTACAGAGCTCTTCAATCATGTCCTTGGTCAAAG GCTCTATATTTAGATGCTGTGTCACTGTTTACCAAAGATAAATTAGATGAGATCGTGGACTTGATGACAGAGAAGGAAATAAGACTACAGATCCCACTAGAAGAAGTCGATATTTTAATGGAAGATGTCACTgacaataattaa